The nucleotide sequence gatgtcgaaccctatggatccatatctaagattcgcgtctaccggttcataaaccaatagttaaacgttaccgagctaaggagaaAATGTGTGTCGTTATGTcacctacacatatataaagttaaagtctcgtgtctagtatgtaaaacaaaaaaaacgcttgtattctcagttcaaaaaataGTTAAAGTCGATAACCAAAacataagcaagtagtaagtcggtctaaaaggtcctcaacctaagtcaatggttactaagtcagtaaattttcccaaaaagtttaaaagtaagtaagttaagtcttaagtatcatcattatcatcatacgtaaaagataaagtaagttttcaacaagaatagaggtcgaaacgaaaagctgaattcgaacagccgctacgacctctacacaaactgaaatgaAGCGCGGCCAATggtcaaggctccgtttgtgagtcctcttaccgctgtccGAAATTCAGATCCTACTCgatgtcatttgaccgtggcgacggtcatagcgcgagtaggtcagaaatttcagcacgtcgttacgaaggcgtagtgaactttggaagactataaatcctaaaccgtatatcggatttaggcagtcttaaacgaaaagtcttCTACACATCCCGAACTTTTtggaaatcaattttccagaagctccAGGAGTCAGATCAGACTCTGAAAAACAgatacaagtgctccggtgggtttcttggtgtttgatgcttatcacggttctcgtccttgatgcgtataagcctcaagtgtacaactcttgatgttctagtatcattttgaccaagttttaaccattaacacacaatgtcaagactaaaaaaagaagtacaactcatttaagagttttagatggatgatgaaccaaagttacatcaagttcttagtttcgatACAAGTAAATGTTCTATTTGAAATTTTAAGCTATAAACTTGGATTCAAaccaaacaagcaagaccttaagttatagaacttagatcttagctaaatattgaagaccttagactagaaagtctagatcttgtgttctatgtgaaaccctaagttatagaacttagactttcaacttttacaaaaccttaagttataaaacttagatttttacaacatagaatgaatataagctagtgagcttttgttttaacaagttggatgaacataagttacataacttagatcaaataaaatgatgaaaccctaagctagaaagtttggatctcttaacaatacttatgagacttcaagctagaaagcttgtatctttgtttaatgaaaactcaagttacaaaattgaagtaaaacaacctaaagaagatcataagttaataaacttgatcttttaacaaactttttgtagaaacctcaagctacaAAGCAGTGGCGAAGCCAGAAATTTGAGTGAGTGGTGTCATAAAATAATATCAAAATGTATCAAGTCTCAAAAATTTAAATGGCATAGTATgtcaataaatatataaaataattaagctaTCGTCTATCAAAAATGTCCTCTACGATATTTCTGTCGCTAAAAACGCTCCATAATTGCTTCATTTGTAACACTAGCTAATGCATCTATTTCTATGGCACCAAGTAGACAACCATTAAGGAATTCATCATTCATTCTATTACGCAAATCTGATTTTACAATCTTCATTGTCGAAAAACACCTCTCAACCGTTGCAGTTGCAACAGGTAAAAATAAAGCAAGCTTTAATAATCGATAGACATAACGATATGAAAGATGTTTCTCAGTTTTAACCATCAGTTTTGCAAGCTCGGCAATCCCTTTTAAGTTAGCAAATGTTTCATCTCATCGCACAACCTCATAATAGATATCAAGTTCACGCTTTAGATGATTCCTTTCTGCTTGATTAGAATCCATAGGATACATTTCACTCAACTTCATTAACTTTGATGCATCATGCATAGAAAAAGAATTACGTGGGCTTAAAGCCGCCATATTAGTAAGCAATTCGGTGCTTACCTCGCTAAACCGATCACCAAACTCATGAATTATCATATCCAAAACCGTACTAAAAACGTCAAACTTGAAGTAATGATGATTGGTAATATTCCTCTTTCTATTTCTTGAAACAACATATGCTTCATCCATGTTCAACATTTCAAGGCCATATTTTTGGCAAAATGAACATACATCCTTCAATAATTCATCAAACCCATTCAATCTAAAGTTTTGCAATGTCGATTTTGTTCCTTGCACCAATGAAACCGCTTCTAAGATATTTTGATCCTTTCTTTGAAGAGCTCGTGACAATACATTTGTGAGCCCTAAGATGTGCAACATCAAATGCAAATAGAACACAAAATCAAATGTGTCAAAATATATTAGAATACCAGATGCTTGACGCGGACTCAAAGGATTATCACCTTCTTTTTTAACATACTCAAGAACCTTGACAACTTCTGGAAACAAGAATTTCAAACTCAACATCGTTTTATGATAAGAACCCCATCTTGTATCTCCCGCTCTTATGAtagaaagttcttaattttttcccGTTCCTGTTTCAACTTCACCATCAGCAATCTCCTTTCTATTCTAACTTTATGAGCATCTCGGATCATATCCTTTCGTTTACACGAAGCAAAAACCACAGTTACCaccaatgctattttatcaaagAAATCCCCAACTCTATCATGGTGCTTCGCGACTGCCATAACCACTAATTGGAGTTGATGAGTGAAACAATGTATATAATAAGCCAAGCTATTATCTCTCAAGATCAAAGCTTTCAAACCATTAAACTCTCCACACATATTGCTTGCTCCATTATATCCTTGACCTCTTACCTATTCAGTTATAAAAAGTTAAGAGAAGCACAATATATTTACAAAAGAAAAGGTAAGAGATAAATATAAATAACTTCATCTTCTTACCTGTTTCAAACTCACATTATGTTCAACAAATAAGGAATCGATGACAGACTTCAGAGTTAAAGAAGATGTGTCTTTTACATGCACAACACCAACAAATCTCTCCGTGACAACCCCACATCGATCAACATATCTCAAAACAACGGCCATTTGCTCCTTTTTAGACACATCACTAGATTCGTCAACTAACAAGTCAAACACGTCATTACCGATTTCTTCAAATATAGATTTAAGTATTTCTTTCGCAAAACATTCAACAATGTCTTTCTGAATATCGGGTGAAGTTAGTTTACAATTCTTCAAAGCTTTTTGCATAACCTTACGAGCATTCTCATTTTGACTTTCAATTAACTTTAATGTTTCTAGAAAAATTCCTCTATATATAGAATTTTTACTCTCGTCATGACCATGAAATGGTAAGGCATTATGCATTAAATATCTAACAGCATCAATGGAACCTTGTAATCGAACTCGATACTCTTGCTTCTCAATATCAGATTGCCTATGAAAAGCAACAACTATAGATTGCTTTGGTTTCATCAAATCTTCACATTTTTGATGTGCACTATTGTGAAAGCTATTAACATCACCCTTATAAACATCAAATCTATATTTTTTTGTTCCAACTAGAAAAGCCATCGGTCACAAATGCGTCACTTCCAAATTGTTTTCCAGCTTGTTCTCTATATAGGTAACACCACAAACAAAATGCTTTGTCTACTTTTACACTATACTCTAACCACCGATATTCATCAAACCAAGTTGTAACAAAACGCCTATCTATTGAACCTACTTTTTTTGACGGAAATATATGACCACGTGGTTGAAAAGGCCCTCTTTGCAAATAAAGTCTTCTAATTCCGTCTCTTTGGTTAGGGTCATAATGTAATATATTTTTTCTATCTGCGGGATCCCAAGGAATATCATTTATATCGATTTTTTTAGGCATTGAATGAGTAGAACTAGATCTTGGAAACTTGTTAAAATCATTTGCATTTGAAGGTTCTCCCCCATCACATGGtacttttctttttacaaaattttCTAGTGTGCCTTGCATCTATATATAATCATAAATCAACATCTATTAAATAGAATggacaaataaataaaataaacaatACATGATATAAACTTGATTTATTGAATTATCAAATTAAAATAAGCATATAACTTAAAGCCTAATAAGTAATAAACCCTAAAATTTTAGATAGCCTAAAAAGATAACTAATAAAAATTGAAAATCACCTTAACAATTGCAGTGGTGATTCTCCTATTTACAGCTTTCGTTGCTAGTTGCTTTGTTTCGATCAAAAAGACGAATGAAAGATATGCCAAATTGCCAATTGAGTTACAGAGACTAttttttgttattataatataataacttCAATTCAATTTCAATTGTCAATTAGTAAACTATAAAACTAGTGCGGAGCGGTtttcttttagtaataattataatataattattaattaatgttaattataaaatATTTGGGCTACATACATATATTATACAATTTGTGGGCCTTTGGGATGTGTCTACGTGTTTGATTTAAAAGGAATATGAGACATTACATATTACAGtattattttgttttcatataTAATGGGTGAGTGGGGTCTTTACCAAAATGAATGGGGTCAAACTTAACATGCTCAATATTTCTACCTATTAAATATAGTATATTAAAGGCTTTCTACAAAATTCCAGTGGTGTCAATTGACACCTCTCAGGTGTATAGCTTGGATTCCTTGTTCTTGCATGTTCTTCAAACCAAGGCTTGAAGTTACAAGatgtatgaagattcaagctataaAACATGAATCTtttaacatgatgatgatgatgatgatttcggttatgaaaggaaaaagaagaagaatttcaagaaaacttacaagttttcTTAAGTTTCTAGTGTGAGAAACTAGAGTGAGAAACTAGAGAgaattgtgtgtgtgttttgtgagaAATGAGAATGAAGTTTGAAAATTTAAGGTGGTGGTGAGGGGTGCCAAAACCGATGGCTTCATGGGGGTGGGGGGAACCATTTTGGCTTGGCATGGGTGGCGGTACAGTGGTGATGTTTGCATGTTGGGAAGCATGTTGCATGGTGTAAGAAATTGTACATAAGCATGCATGAATCTTGTCTTTATACTTAATGGGTTTGTCTTATGTCTTAATGGATTCATAAGTCCATTAAGATAGCTCATTtactagtccattagctagagtagggtgggcctttgataaactaagtccattaaggtgataagtccattaagactaactagtgtgcattaataaaacactaagcataattaagcaaccgtcaagctaagtaattgtcattaagaaataacaattaggattaagtagtcataacactccaattatgaccaaagtttaacgtgtaccaagtacgtatcttgttctaaacgactagtgacactaacggtcgtaaaagcattcaaggatcaagttaagtgattaggCACTTAATAACaagttgtaaggtattaacgaaagtaattagcatggataatgatcccagaatattatCTAGcccagtacgcacatatacgcagattcgtgaaaataTAAAGCATATATATAAGTCAAAAAATTCGGGTAGTTACAGAACAATCCAATAAATAACAAGAACTAAAGAATACATTGTATTAAAATAAGAAATACTTTGAATTAAATTGCGAAAGTAAAGTGTTGAGACTGAAATCCTTAAAGAACTAAAAAGAAAACTAAACCTAAAAAACTTTAGAGAAACTAACTAAAATTTGATATGAAAAGTGATGAAAAAAGAAATTGAAAACTGAATTAAAAGTGATGCAGAACTCTACACATGAGCCATTATTTATAGCCCAAAACCCTAGAATGTTCGATTGCCTTTTCGGCCCACGACTGTTGTAAGTGATAGCCGACCATTGTAAGTGATAGGCGACGAATGTTTTACTTTTTCTAGGTTCTTTTCTCAGCTGGCGGCTGTTTTGTTAGTTGGCAGCTCGTCCACTTTTAAGGTTTTTCCTCATTCGACGTTCGGATGTTGGATAAACGTTTAGCCGACAACTTTTTCATCATTCGGGTATGAATCAGCCAGTGGCTATTGGGATAGTCGTCAGCTATTTGCTTTTCCAGCCGACGACTAATGAAATAGCCGGCGTGTAACGagccaacccgttatccaaccaaataCGCAAGAATTTTTTTTATACAAGACGGAAGGGTGCGCGGTGCGCTCCACtgcttgtgcgcggcgcgcacaagcctggtcagcttctgtccgaaatttccatttttcgtttaaagatctcccaaTTCCCTACACTTTTGGACGAAatagttttcacaacacattataatagataaaactaacgcgttccaataataaaacgagttttacgacaccgggcccacatcgtccgttttacgactttcgtacaaaatacaagttttcgaccacatgattttaacacaaaataaagaccgagcatggcgattggggatactctacccaatcctaatcaatccaaaagcacgtcttctaaagcaacctacgcgagtccactagttcccacgcttacccgagccaccgcatctatgcaaatctataaaaaaatgtaaacaacgagagggtaagctaatgcttagtgagtgcgaatatactacatacatatatatgcataaaatgaaatacgcatcgccaacacacaatgtgataacccgtccaaatccacttggacgaatacatcattcattgatttcatagtgaggttttgacctctatatgatatgttttgtaaacattgcattcttttgaaaaggcacgccataaatgaatatataaatccaaggtttttgacgtctgatgatttctacgtatagacagtcACCATATATAattgtttttaacaatacatccgttgacaatacagtcaaataagatacatggtgatgattttgtgaatgcaaagttttcttgaataaagcatgtatgactccatgcacatagcttgtataacgtataagcaaacagcagaagacttctaggaacctgagaataaacatgcttaaaagtgtcaacacaaaggttggtgagttcatagttttaatgttgcgcataatctgtatataaaggtggatcacaagatttcagttgtttcatccagaaacgtttatcaaaatattctacgaaattgagcaccctggtaactaaactttaacgtatatataatatgtacccctgttttaacatacatgcaaccaacatgtacaatacatgtaaaccaacgtgtactaaactcaaatagcatgtgtccgctctatagttcaggctagggtttctatacctggaacagacggggatgtcaagccctatggatccatatacaactactcgcacccaccagttcttataaccggcagttactagttaccaaagctaagagatttttggttcaaactcagtgtagaattaagtatgtacttgtgtccattgcgtttaaaataaagtgcatgtattctcagcccaaaaatatatactgcaaaagcaattaaaaagggatctataaactcactatactgtatttcgtagcaattattcatatgacggcactgaacaagtgcagagttggcctcagattcacgaacctatatatatatatatatatatatatatatatatattaaaacatataacaagctatgtcaggtcatagtgtatcacaatcctaatgctcgagaccgacatgcaaaagttaacaaaagtcatctcaaaagtcaacctgacccaatatgatctttaaatctatacatgtttattatattaacatagtataagtcttgataattgaatgaatttatagtttatcaaactcaaattattatttatttcaggagctatattatatttgaataatcatggcaatcgaaaatattttattatttcacatagttttccaatacttgtaaaatcagattatagtgtttataaagttttaaaacatgataagacagtcaactttaacaattattcaacaaaacgagacgtgccttatatagaaattcatttactcgattaatatctaaaaatccaatttatcaatctcataaacaagttatttaaatattaatttacagtttcaaacacaatttcaattaacgtcaaacataattcagttgaccatatcttttaatccgttcaatgaaatcacgcgatttctaaatgaaaagttattaatttttcgatagctttccaacgacatgcatatcatatactttatatcagtagcatatgtatcaaatttgtgattcatcataaactatctaacgacaaaattaaagcatacaagcatgcataaacatatatactcgagcactagacatgaatacactattaatatataaaagataagatatgaatgctcacgtatcaatattgtgattcaatattgcaggaaagtatgtagacgcaacggaaatgataaacgctaggttggccTCACGAATAATGCCCACgagcattacccataacctccataggtataacccataatttccttagcttt is from Rutidosis leptorrhynchoides isolate AG116_Rl617_1_P2 chromosome 10, CSIRO_AGI_Rlap_v1, whole genome shotgun sequence and encodes:
- the LOC139871084 gene encoding uncharacterized protein — protein: MLSLKFLFPEVVKVLEYVKKEGDNPLSPRQASGILIYFDTFDFVFYLHLMLHILGLTNVLSRALQRKDQNILEAVSLVQGTKSTLQNFRLNGFDELLKDVCSFCQKYGLEMLNMDEAYVVSRNRKRNITNHHYFKFDVFSTVLDMIIHEFGDRFSEVSTELLTNMAALSPRNSFSMHDASKLMKLSEMYPMDSNQAERNHLKRELDIYYEVVR
- the LOC139871085 gene encoding uncharacterized protein is translated as MAFLVGTKKYRFDVYKGDVNSFHNSAHQKCEDLMKPKQSIVVAFHRQSDIEKQEYRVRLQGSIDAVRYLMHNALPFHGHDESKNSIYRGIFLETLKLIESQNENARKVMQKALKNCKLTSPDIQKDIVECFAKEILKSIFEEIGNDVFDLLVDESSDVSKKEQMAVVLRYVDRCGVVTERFVGVVHVKDTSSLTLKSVIDSLFVEHNVSLKQVRGQGYNGASNMCGEFNGLKALILRDNSLAYYIHCFTHQLQLVVMAVAKHHDRVGDFFDKIALVVTVVFASCKRKDMIRDAHKVRIERRLLMVKLKQEREKIKNFLS